The proteins below are encoded in one region of Rhododendron vialii isolate Sample 1 chromosome 7a, ASM3025357v1:
- the LOC131332722 gene encoding uncharacterized protein LOC131332722 — protein sequence MVNRRSGLRYENGESSNTNPDLAQIMQALITALNTNRRNQNRKGEPMTQTRVMNEFCKRRPPTFNGDTNPTVAETWLKEVKVILDTFEITRNGDRVALATYQLKGEAHYWWDLMEEQEFLNLKQKTMTVTQYAAKFEELSHYAQTAVATEDKKARRFEWGLTTARRAVVAQAFPTYSGVVKCALRLESEENDFQDPMEEGNKQH from the exons atggtgaaccgacgcagtggaCTACGATACGAGAATGGTGAATCCTCTAACACTAACCCCGACCTAGCTCAAATCATGCAAGCGCTTATAACCGCCTTAAACACCAACCGCCGAAACCAAAACCGCAAGGGTGAACCTATGACCCAAACCCGAGTgatgaatgaattttgcaaaCGCCGACCTCCGACCTTCAATGGAGATACCAACCCCACCGTGGCTGAAACATGGTTGAAGGAAGttaaggtgatcctggacacctttgAGATTACCCGAaatggagatcgtgtggccttagccacatACCAGCTGAAAGGAGAGGCCCATtattggtgggatctgatggag GAGCAAGAGTTCCTTAACCTGAAGCAAAAAACGATGACCGTCACTCAGTACGCAGCCAAATTCGAAGAGCTGTCTCATTACGCCCAAACTGCCGTTGCAACGGAGGACAAGAAGGCGAGAAGGTTTGAGTGGGGGCTGACCACTGCTAGAAGGGCTGTGGTAGCTCAGGCTTTCCCCACCTATTCCGGTGTGGTGAAGTGTGCTCTTCGACTGGAAAGCGAAGAGAATGATTTTCAAgacccgatggaggaaggcaacaAACAACACTAG